The following nucleotide sequence is from Lacinutrix sp. Hel_I_90.
AGCATCCTTATTTAAGGAATAGTTTGTTTTGACTCTTTTTTTTTTGAATAATTAAAACGCTGGATTATAAGTAAGAAGTCTTATTGAATCTTCTTTAAGATGGTACATTTAAATTGAATCAATACATACTCATGCTTAAGTCGTTTACAGATTACCTTGCTTTAGAACGGAATTATTCTGTATTAACTATCAACGCTTATAAAAACGATATAGAATCATTTCAAAAGTTTTTACTTTCAGAATACGAGGATGAAAATCTTTCTAAAGCAAACTATTCACAAATAAGAAGTTGGATTGTAAGCCTAGTCGAATCAAAACTCTCAAATCGAAGCATTAATCGAAAAGTTTCGGCACTAAATTCTTTTTATAAATTCTTATTGAAAATAGGAGAATTAGAAGTCAATCCATTAGCAAAACATAAAGCACTCAAAACAAGTAAGAAAATACAAGTGCCGTTTTCGGAAGCTGAAGTTGCTATAGCGATAGACGAGTTACATCATGATGATGATTTTCAAGGTATTCGTAATAAATTGATTATCGAGTTGTTTTATTCTACAGGAATAAGACGTATAGAACTGGTGAATTTAAAACTGTCAGACATTGACATGGCTAATAACCTGTTAAAAGTTCTGGGTAAGCGAAACAAAGAACGCTATGTGCCATTATTAAATACAGTTATTAAGACCATTAAACTTTATTTAGACAAAAGACAAGCGTTAGAAGTAATTACAGATAAAGACACTTTTTTTCTAACCAATAAAGGCGTTAAAATTTACGAAACTCTTGTTTACAGAATAATAAATGACTATTTTAGTCAAGCATCAAACAAAGTAAAAAAGAGTCCACATATATTAAGACATTCCTTTGCGACGCATCTATTAAACCAAGGTGCAGATTTAAATGCTGTAAAAGAACTACTGGGACACTCAAGTTTAGCGGCTACGCAGGTGTATACGCATAATAGTATAGCAGAACTGAAAAAAGTGTATTCAAAAGCACATCCTAGAAGTAAAAAATAACTAGTATCTATTGTTTAACCAATTAAA
It contains:
- a CDS encoding tyrosine-type recombinase/integrase, which produces MLKSFTDYLALERNYSVLTINAYKNDIESFQKFLLSEYEDENLSKANYSQIRSWIVSLVESKLSNRSINRKVSALNSFYKFLLKIGELEVNPLAKHKALKTSKKIQVPFSEAEVAIAIDELHHDDDFQGIRNKLIIELFYSTGIRRIELVNLKLSDIDMANNLLKVLGKRNKERYVPLLNTVIKTIKLYLDKRQALEVITDKDTFFLTNKGVKIYETLVYRIINDYFSQASNKVKKSPHILRHSFATHLLNQGADLNAVKELLGHSSLAATQVYTHNSIAELKKVYSKAHPRSKK